Part of the Acyrthosiphon pisum isolate AL4f unplaced genomic scaffold, pea_aphid_22Mar2018_4r6ur Scaffold_11131;HRSCAF=11744, whole genome shotgun sequence genome is shown below.
GTATTAGGTTGTCCATTCAATATTGTGCCTCAAGATCAATTTATGTCCCTCACTGCCGAACAGGTAAATTAATGGTATAGTTTGGGTAACattacaattaacaataattcaaTTCCTAACTACTTAGTAAtgattagtaatatatttttaaatctagttttacattcatttttggtacttatttaataatataagagtaCTTTAGGTAGATACTGTTTAGCATTTATGTACTTGATTTTCTTGGTATAGTATAAAAGCTTCTTAGGTTCTATATTcattttgttcaattttatcatagctatataacttatataagcaaagtaatacaaaaaattacatttctaaaaaaatatatacactttatttatgaatacattttaaccaTGTTATTAGAGGTGTGCGCTTCAGTGTAAAATCTTAAGACTTGCACTCcgcgtttatttaaataagctTACCGATGACGAAGTACACCATGAACTGCAAAGTTGTTTAGGAGCAGAAGTTCAACATGTGGCTGACCTATTAGATTCAAATTCTGACGTGGACAAACTAGCAATAATTGTTCGACaggtaattgttatattttttttattttatagaagaaaattttactttatagtacccctaaaaattaatatttctgattttaaCATGCTTgactataaacattaaataatcatatatttagttaaataatcaaatatgcaTTAGTTTGTCTAATATTCTGCTATTTTCGTTAATTTATTCTAACTTGTAAATTGcttactttattttttgacCTTATTATAGATGACAGTTCTACTTCATCATCAGACACATTTAAATAGCCAATTGGCTGAATTAACTGTGAGAGCTCAAAATCCAACTGCATGTCATGACATGTGTGAATTGATATTACAGAGGGTTCGAGGTCTCGAACAGCTCGTTGAACAGAATGCCAATGAATTAGCTCTAATGAAAGCCCAACTACTGAATAAGAAAACTTTGTGATTACTATTggttattattgatttgtaatGCTTAGTGcttatctatacaattattcattaaaGTAGTCATTgaacaataaaatcatttataattgaCGTTAAGTCAAatgaaattacttattattcaatattatggtATTCTTGACTTTTCTAGTTTCCCATTGTAcctttatgatttaaaaacattaatctcCTGATtccttaaaaatttatattttaattttttttttattttacatatcatgtacctatgtacaaGTACCTACAGCTGCTGTAtgaggtacctatgtaataatttataatatatttatataactatctaTATTCATGCAAATTTCAATcaaactttttcttttttttcgtatttgttaATTTCCCttatgcttaataatattatgatatttccttatactctttaaaaataatttaaacaatttgtgAAGCCCCATCTTGGCGATTGCCTACAAACAGAAACTGccagaaataaatacaatgtttctAAATTCATCCATCAGTCATATTTTGGACAAGATGAGACCATCAACAAACAAGtcctaaaattattaaaagaatttAGTAGGTGGTAGATAGGTTATAGGCTATAGATAACAGTTATCTATAGCCTAAGTTACTATTATTGTAACAGTAATATCACAGACTATATGAAATATAGATagcggttgaagcgttggaaagcgtcctttttccgtccagctgGTAGTAAAGTAGAAATCCCTAATAGTGCTGCGCGCACATATTTTCACGCCCTAGAGATGTGGAATTTACCGGTAAAAAAAATTcggtatatttacataaatctaCTTTTACCCGTAAATTTTACCGGGTAAATTTACTTAGCTGAGTTAGCTAAGCACATCTAtacacggtccttacaaaacataaacttttgattacatcttaaaatttatattataacctccatgcgtgacgcttaaaataaataaaaccaaatcgtttctttcatgaaatattgttatcGTAGAATATTATAGTCTAGTTGTTGCATAAATCCATGTATTAGTGGTATTACCTTTGCCGCGATCGATGAATGAAGacgcgtgacaaaaaatagtatgtgtggctcgtgtgggaaggcaatttcagtctcGGGCGAAATGCGGCCCTtaactgaaatagctcacttaccgtccttgccacacaataatatactattaagcACAATTACTTTCCGCCTCCAAATGAAATCAGCATGCTTGAATTTCCACATTTGGGAATACGTCTCTACACGCTCTTATTTAGATTATAAGTTGGTTGTTTAAAACTCCAACTGAGTTACCAAAAACGtatgtaccataaaaaaatacattaatactttgtaattaattataaattgggCCACGAGTTTTCGTGAACTATAGATATAAGttcagtgccgcatttagacattttgcgcccaggtgcaaaaaaaaattggtgccccctaagctccggtgaaaaaaattgcttccccctaaggggcctacccacggaaaatatggaagatagatcctcattaaccttatagattttgagcacagaaaagaatattagttttacaatgtgtgcttttttttaaaataatgtttagtaatCGCTCGatcctctctccgcaaagatacatttgaatttatttcacctgaaccttgcttataattcatcatataaattttttttttaacatatttaagtaggttgttggtatttcataaataaataaaataaaactatataaaactatgcaaattaatattaattaaaaaaatgtcaaacaacataatactaatatacaa
Proteins encoded:
- the LOC100574720 gene encoding uncharacterized protein LOC100574720 yields the protein MSLTAEQRCALQCKILRLALRVYLNKLTDDEVHHELQSCLGAEVQHVADLLDSNSDVDKLAIIVRQMTVLLHHQTHLNSQLAELTVRAQNPTACHDMCELILQRVRGLEQLVEQNANELALMKAQLLNKKTL